The sequence gattagaatagGCAAAACATGatcaatataatctacaaagaggCTGCTCAGGCACTAGCATTGGGTTCTACTTAGAAAAAAGGAGCTTcttactgaatttgaatcatttGCTGTCAGGTTGAAATTCGCAAGGTGCAGAAATTCTGGAATGGTTCCTGCATTGGTGGTCTACATACAGTAACAATTCAGAACGACTCCAATATGTAGGCCTAGAGTCAAATCCAAGGTATCATGAAACCAAAAAACGCCATATGCCTATGTACATTAGATACAAAGGATTATAAGTCAACAAACAAGCTATCCAATTTCAGTAGtatttaaagaaaatttaatttaacACTTCGAATACAAAAAAAGTATTATTACAAAGCCATCTAGTTAAGAATcacatatattattttaaaaccaaACAAGCTCTGCAAATTTACGCACAAACAAACAATTAGTATATATGACTAAACCTAAATATAAATGCATCCATTTTTGTAATATACTCCAACTTTATCATAAACACCTGATATCAGCAGATAAAGTACTTATTCATTTAACAATTACAATGAATAATACATCATGAAATAAAATAAGGTAGTTTATATGGATATCACTTAAAAATTAAGAATGACAAATGTCTGCCTTTAGGTATGTATCCAAATAAATCAACCTAAGCAAAGCTGACCTTGGTAACGAGCAAAGAAGAGGACCAATTCAAGGATAGTCAGCAAATAGCTTGCAGTACTTGAGATTGAGGCTAATTGGACTCCAAGGTCACATCTGACTGTAAACGAGGCACAACTAATCAAGTTCTGATATGTGTTGGCTAAACAAGTATAGCCCTGCGCAATAATGTAGCACCACATCCTATAGACAAATAACACTGGATTTACAATTCAAAAAAAAGGTAGAAAGCAGGAATAGTATAATATGAATAAATATTTGACAATATGTAAGGTCTCATAAAATGAAAACCATTGTCCAAATCTCTGTGAATCTAAACATCCTCATTaatttaaacaattgtttcctGATCAAGTCATAATTATgtagaatcacatctagttggaGTAATAGCATAGTTTCATTATCTGAAGCAAGAAATAAAGTGTGTAGGATGTACTGCTGATTCTTGACCTTTCGTGGCGCATGATATAATTATACAAGCATATTACAATGCATTGCAGactaaatcaattttaaaaaaaaggaaaattattaTGTATTACAGTGACTAAATGTCTGTGCCTAAGTTGATCGATTGTAAGGATGAATGCATATCTATAGGCATATATATcaggcatgcatgcatgcacttgTCACATCCATATATGAAAACATCATCCATACCCCTACAAAGACGTTGACAGCAGCTTCTCTGTTGATACCTAGGAAAGTGTAAGGTGACTTCAAGAatcagaattaaaaaaaaaaaaaaaaatcagcctcTCTTGCAACCAAGGACTTACATTGAAGTTACCTCCTTAAGACTGACCATTAATTGTAAAAATTGAGCAGTTCAGAGAAATATATCAAGACAAATCAGGGATCTCAGCCATGAGTTTGACATGAAAATGCTTCACATATGATTACTTTCAAGGAACAACCGGGCACAAATCAGGTAGATAATTAGGCACTCAAGGAAGGGCACCATTCTGTGATTTTCAGCTACAAAATGTCAAATTGAAGTTCCATTTCACAGAATCTCAATGAACTACTTAGATTTTAAGAAATACAAATCATTTTGTCGTTTTGCTATACTATGATAGTTAAACTAAGGATTTAGGTATCAGTACCACCCACCTGCAGGCACAACATTGCAGTGCTGAATCTGTTCCAGCACATCTGCTGTTCAAtgcaaaaggaaacaaaaagctTACAGAAATACTCAAAAAACattaatagaaaatattttgcaaaaggggTTAATAGCTTCTAAACCGGTCCATGCCAGCTGCTGATACTAGCCCAGCATGCAGAGGCAGTTGAAACCATGAGTTAAACTTCATGATATATTGGAAAATCATAAATTTAAAATGAAAATGTAGATAATAGCcacaaaaaaagtaaaaattacaGAAATTTGAAGAAAATAAATGAGCATGTGAGTAAAACTAGCCCCTACTATGCCAAAATATGACAACCTATTCCATATGCACTTTTTTAAGACGAAAGTCCACCAAGAGTGTAACTGCAAGTTCCATTTCAGCCAATAGATAGTGCCTCCAAGGAAGATGAAACAATAGtcttgatcatcaaaatcatgcAAGCATTCAGCTTTAGAGTACAATTGTTAAGACCTTGAAAGCAGAAAACAAAGCATTAAAATAATGTAGTGGCCAACAGGTATGATATATTGCTGAGAAGCAGTGTCATAATACACCACAGGTCCTTGTGTCATGCTGATGCGTACCTGCTTGAGGTGGGTAGCTCAACTTCCACATGCCATGGAAGAGAGAAATCTCAAGACAACTAGTGACAAGGTTAAAATTAAGTTTATAGatgattttatagttttgtccAATCATCTTGTGAATCCTTGCTATTGTGCTATATAGCTGATCCCTTGTTCACGAGGACTATCATTGTTGCTGGACTTGGAAATGGAAGGATAATAAAGAAGTAAAAAATTCTGCAGCTAAAATTAGTAAAGATGACAAGTAAAATTCATGGAAATCATTAATAATAGACATAGAAATAACAAAAGAAGTCTCTAACACTCATTTAGCCACCAAAAAACAAATCATCCTATATTGAAATTACAATTGTCACAATAGACCACTTTAAAACAGAAGCGAGTTTTGAAAGAtgctttttttaaaagaatgtGCCTACACTCTACCAATttaatcaaggttttaaataccgTGGCATGCATAGTCCCAAGTGTCAGCACAAGGCAGCACCCCATGTGCCGGGACATGACAAGTTACGAAATGGACTAGTTAAAGACATTCACCATCTCAATAGGACATCCAATTCCGTGGAAAAACTAGGATAACCCCATTCCACGGTATTTAAAACCTTAGATTTTACATAGGGAAGATCCCTACTATGAACTATCGAGCATTCAAAATGACAATCAACCTTCTGTATACCATCAATTCACACAAAATTGGAAACAGAAAGAGCAGCCTGACAAGTTGATTCATATAGTACAAGTCTTCATTTTTGTACCACAAGCCTATATACTGCACATATCATGAACATAACAAAATAAACTTCATAAGAGAATCAGGTAGTTTCCTTTTCCCCCTCATTAGAAAGTAAACAGAAAGAATCTGCAGCATAAATGACAAGAACCATAAGAAATTCTTGTTAAGCAAAGAGAACTTCAAGAACTTCATTACCAAACAACCTCAACACCACAGTTGGATCAAACAACCATCAGCCAGAGAATTTAATATTAATGTGAATTCATCTCTTGCTCATACTTCATCACAATTTCACGTGACCATCTCCAAACTCTACTCAAGAATCACGATCCATTCCCCAATTTAATTGGTGATAGAATGACACGGGAGGAAGCAAGGCTTCACATAGAAATATTGGATCCCATCAACAAACAAAGCTTTTTAGGGTTACCACAAATCAAAATCCTGAGAGAACATAAAACTTGCAACAAAGAGTCTATTTAATCAGAAAGGAAGCAATAATTATAGAAATGGTACAGATACACGAACTCCTAACCAATCCGTATCGTCTTACGGATCACAAAGGCACAATTTTTACGAAAACAGACCAACTAAGACCCATAATACTTGAGACATCAGGAGACGAGAACCACAGGAAAAAAAGATAACATAAACCATGAAACTCAACTAAAGATGCCTCCAAGGATTAGATCTGCCAGGCCGCCTCCCTCCACTACTTCTTAGCATCGCCTTTATTTTTCGTATCCGCCGCCGCTCCGCCAGAAGATTCCTGCCCTGCCTTCTTCGCCGCCTTCTCTTCCAGCGCTTTCTTATCCCTTCACAAAATCAAACAATTGGAGATCAGTTGTTCTACGAATTCCAAGCCAAGAAAACCCCAACTCAATCCAGTTGATCCAATTGATGGGATGCAGTAGATCAAACCTTTCACGGCGCTGCTCGGGAGTCAGGCCATCGTTTCTTCCCTTCCCCTGGGACTTCCGAGCCTGGGCTCTCTCACGATCGCGCTCCCTCTGGTTGCCGCGTAACCAGCCGAATTAAGGGGAACATCAGGCGACATCGACTTATATCAAATCTTCGGCAAGAAAACAACAAccgaaaaccaaaaaaaaaaaaacgggggggggggggggggggggggggggaacatACAGAGCAATATAAAaatcaaaacagaaaaaaattcaagaaaaagagtaaaaaatatgaaatcGGAACAATTAATAGAGGATATGAGTCattctctctttcctctcctcttctcgcCGAACGAAATTACTCGAAAGAGATGATCGACGAAGCGAATCTGTGGACAGAAAGCACGTAGGACAAAAGTCTAGGGTTTGAGAAGAAATAGGGTGGAAAAAGAAGACGAAAGGGGGGAATAAATAGGCAATGGCTGCGTGGGCGTCCGACCCCGAACAAGATACTGTTAATATGGATCTCGAAACTTCTACAgtaaatatacaaaaataaagaaataaatttaACTAAGTAACTAAGAATCAACAAGCCGCGTCCAGACGTGACGGACCGGCTTGCTTTGGAATTATTAGTtccctacatatatatatatatatatatatatatatatatatatatatatatatatatatatatatataaaattatatatattattataaatttattatttatatataactTTTGTAAATTATTTTCTCATAGACAACCTGTCCTCGACCACCTTAGTTTAAACTACCATTACCCCAACCAAGAATGTCCGGAGATCCTATGCCACCCTCAATTTTCAGTTGAATCATTTATTTatcttatattataatattaaatttattttataaatattagATCTTATTTTGtgaatatttataattttaaaaatttattatctcAGTTTATTGGTCCGGTACTACTTGGAATTTTTCTAATATATCCTACGGATCAAATCCCGTAGAGCATATACTTGTGCTAGCGGGATGAGGCATGACACATGTAATATCAAAGTTTAGGCTATAGATCTTTGGAGCTTAAAGTAGCTAAGAGTGGCCTGTAATTTAAGGTATGATTTGATATCTTAGAATAACCTtactttatatttaaaaaacatcCTAGTAATAGATGACTATTTGAGTGATTTATAATATCAAATCTGATATTTTTTTGCagatataagttttgatccttAGATTTTCCGTAAGGATGCTTatataattaaaacttttggtTAAACATACTCAGATCAAATCTAAGTGAAATGACATCAAAGTTAAAGAATTGATAAATGAGAATGTATTTTGAGTTCTATAGATGGGTTATCTCATAATAAGTTATGTTTTCACTAGTCATTTAAGTTATCTTGAAAAGCTAAACTTAAACATGGGTGTATAATATAGCAATTTTCAATTTTCTAGAAAATATTTTGGATTGCAAAAATTTGGTTTTACGACAAGGTTATTTACGGTGCAGATTAAGAAAGAGTTTTGTAACATCAGAAATTCAAGCAATAAAATGCAGATAAGATTTGAAAATTTAATAAATTGGAAAGAGGTGAGATAtcctattgaaaaaaaaaaagagataaaatagTTAAAAATCTTACTCGAGGATATGTGAATTAAGTTGGGATTTGGCTCAAGGAATGAAATGGATATATTTTAAATTGGCAGTTAAAAAAAATGGCAAGACTATACTGAAAAGGATGAAATTGTTAATAATTATCATAATAGTTCTTATTAACTTTATGCTTTAGAGATCTTCTAAGTTGAAGTAGACTATCTCTTTATTTTCTGATATTGTAGCATCAAGAATTATgataaattatttgaaaaagGAGTTAATACAAATCTATATAATTGGAATATTGCAAATAGAAGTACATGCTTTTTTCTATTAGTGGAATTGATATTGTGAGACCATAGAGCCTGTATCTTGGTAGAATTTCTAATAATATTTGGATGGAATTACTAGatttcatttattattattttttagacTATTGGATAGGTTGAAATTTTAAAGTCAATGTTAGGTCATTAATTGATGATCTTGGATCTTTTACCACTATTGTTGAAACTGCTGGTGAAATCTAATATTGAGTAGGGAAACTGATTTTGAGAGGCTTTCATGAGTTTATCATAGAAGGAGGAAGATTTTCTGAGGATTATTAACTGTTAGGAAGCTTGAAAAGGGATAACTAATTTGAATATGCTTAGAAGCAAGTTATTTTTGGGGGCTTCTAATTCATTAGATAAAGTTTTAATCTTTCTACAAGAGATGTTGAATTAGAATCATCTAATCAAATTGTCAAGACAACCCAGGGTTAACTTAGGTCAGACTGGATCTAGAATAACTTGTTCATACGTACAATTGTTTCAAATGTGACAACTAACTTGAGGTTAATTATCATGGGGTGTGTTCAAGGAatagtaaagataatgaaacacaAAAGCTTTGCTCTTGTAAACATTTTGATTGAAGATCATCTAGTGAATCCAAAGAATTTTGGTGAGTTGATAGTCCATTGGTTGATCTCAAACTTGGAATATTTGGTatatgtttcttttcttctagttCTAAAGTTGTTACTCTTTAAGCTGATATGTTTTTCTCCATCTGATTGAaggaatttaaaattatccaaTAATAAAGAGTTTAGTTGTAAAACTATGGAGGAGATAaatggagaaaaaaaaggattttaaaTCCGAAGAGCGATTTATGTTCAGGAGTTCTTTTACTTCTACTAAGAGTTACTGAGGTCGATTATGATTTATGCGGGAATCAATTTATTTAAGATAAATTAATGTCATGGGCAAGGAATTATGGTATTTTAACTCGGGCTTAGTATTTAGTATTTTTCAGAAAGAGACCAAGAAAATACAATGCATATTGTGGATATCTTATTATACTACCATCACTTCACATAATCTATTTATGATTCAAATGCGCCAATGATCTTGGCATATGCTCTCTTTCTCTATATATCACAATCTTTTAATTGTGTCAAAAGCCCATCATGATGTATGTGTCAAATCCAATTCAGTTTCGAACTCTATTCAAATACAATTAATTCTAATAATTTATCCAACTATAGGGATTTTAACATTCTACTTTGATCCTAGTTTAATCTTGATTTATCATGCATTTAAATCTAGGGCACAACTTTAATCTCAAATTCTTATTCAAGCATTTTATCAATATTAATCTCGTTGACTTGTATCTTCATTTCGATTATAACAGAAGTTTTGGCGAGTtagttttttatataaatagatCTCAATCTAGTCATTGTACTAATTTTGGTTATATGATCAAAGAAAGTTGAGATCTAAAATTTGAGTTAGAGATCTTTTATTTCTTGAGCTCCTaccaatgatatagtgatatttAGGATAAGTACCTGCTCCTCAACTTTATGAAGGCCTAGGTGCCACTTAAATTTTGagaaccaaattttctttaaaggGATTAGGGTGTAATGCCTGATAAAAATAAAGGACATAAACGATCCTTCCTCTATTATTCTTGTTGAATTTTTCTACACTTTCCATCCTAGGATGCTAGCCAAGAAGGCCTAGAGATCCTATGGCCACCTTCCATTTTCAGCTGGGGTCACTTATTTGCCTTGGCCAACCAAACCTGGCCTCATCCTCTCCATTTTTGACCCATGCCAATAAGAGAAAGGCCAATGTCCTTCCATCCTTGCCAAAGCCAACCGACTCCCTTTCCTTTCCCATTGGGCTAGTAGAGGAGGGGTCAATTGCAtaccttcttcctcttttcctcTAATTTTCTTGAACCTTCGAGCTAGCATTGGAACCCCCTACATCGATCTTTATCAAGTGATCAATTGGCCTTGTTTTCTCCTCTAGCTCTTTAGATGCCAGGTAATTTCACCATATCACCctcccctctcttctcctcaAACCTTTTACTTATTCCTGATGGAGGTTGTGATGCCAGCATGCTCGTTGAATCCCGTTGCATGGGCCATGGCTGATCCTAAGCCCGGTGTACGTGGCCTTGTTCAAAATAGAGCTTCACTTCTTTCCTATCTGAAAAAAAAACCTATGAGACCACTTTATTTCCaccccctttctcctcttcctctcctacattgttGTCCCTATCACCTTCTGTGGCTAGTGATCCTTCCCTCCCCCCTTGTCGGCACTCATCGGCTGGCATGCCTACTGAACTACATCATTTGATCTATTGGCCGACTGAGCTATCCTCTGGTAGCCATGTCTCACACAAAGccctattattttttctttttttggatgctccacaattactctttcttctctttattGGAACTCTTGATGCCTACACACACCTAGTGGTTGGACGCCACAATGATAGGATCATTTCTAATTGAGATTCAGCTGTTTTACGTTCTTTTCTTAACCATTTTACCACCATGTCTTGTTGTCTTCGATTGATTGTTGAGCCAATGATCTTCTCCTACAACCTTACTGAATCCCCTACAGCTTGATGGGCTCCTTCGACTACCTTTTCATTtcctctttgatctcatccctgTGATGCCACCACCACTTGATCACTAATCTTTATCTGATCTTAATAGATCAGGCCATCGACAACCTTGATTATGTTATCCCTATCCAAATCAGGACCCATGCCTCTGACTGTTCTCTACTCAAATCAGATTAGATTTTGGGCACCGGGCACCACCACTTGGCTAGCCTTCTaccttatctctctctcttatatttttgtttctttgCCAACCAAGTGATATTAATCTTGTAGGGGTGTAGTTTTCCAATCAAGAAGCCATCTAGCATGAGTACTACTCTTGAATCCTTGGATTGTGGTAAAAATTATGATCtccttatttaattaatttcataaATTAATTAGGATTAGTGAAGGCTCAGGAGAAAGTAGTATTTGAGGTCAAAATTTATTGGCCGGCTGGATAACTAgattataatttattaatatTAGATTTTTGGGAACTGTTAGGGGCACACTTAGATTGGTGAGTGCATTTTTAGTTTTGTTGTTGGCTGAAGTTAAAATCCCTTAATCTAGAAAGATCCAATGTTGTATAACCTTGGGTAGGTCCTCGCAAAATTAGGAGACCCCTTTGTACCCTAGATCTGAAAAAATGATATCTATATTTGCTTTAGAGTGAGACACCTAactattaatatattctatctTGGTTGTGCATAACCTAGTTGGGGAGATATCTGTGCTTTGTGAGTTGAAGGTAAGTAAGTACCTCTATCCTAGTGATTCATCATATATATTATTTGTTTTATAATGCTTAATTCTATATCTACAttcaaatattattttgatattgaaatttACTTATGAATATTATTCATGCTTTATGTTAGATGTTGTATATGCTCTGCACAAAatgaatatataaaatataggaTCAAGCATAAAATGATTTATCGGGGTATGACTATATCATTGTTGAATCGGAATATTTGTCAATTTTATAAGTTGTGATGTTTGCTTTCTAACCTGACTATGCTCACATGGGTTCAGGATCTAGTCTCATTTTCAGCCTCTAGTAAGGTGATCACTAACGCATGCTGGTTGACAACATGTTGTACTCAGAAACTAGTTTCTTTTGGGCTACGCCAATAGGGCAATCATTGGTACATGATTTCATGAACATATATTTAATGTGATTTTATAGCTAGCTTTCTTTTAGGCCTTTAGTGGGGCGATCATTGACACTTGCAGATGGACTGCATATTGTATTTAGGATCTAGTCTTGTTGACCCAAAAGGTTTGATTATGATGatacaaaatatttgagtaaaaAGTTTACCAATCAATTGCTTAGAGTGTACTAGAATGCTTGTAGGAAGCCAAAAAGATATCATTCTATAACTCTCAGTGCGGAAGAATGTAACTTAATTTTGTAAAAGCTCTACACAAGAAGAATCGACTCCAGGAACACCATCAAAGCTCATAGGCAAAGACAGAAAATTTCAATCTTGGGCTATCTTAAGAGTCTACCCCTAGAATATAACGAGTCAACCCTAGCACACTAGTATGAACTGATACActtgcatgagtcgaccctagaatagTCTCAAAAGACTGATAGAGAACAGTAAAAATCTGTACTTTCACAAGTTAACCCATAAAAATCACGAGCTAACTCTTATTGACTAAGAGTCAACCCGAGTATGGCCACAGATAAAGGATAGAGAGCAATCAAAATCAATATATTAGCGAGTCAACCTATGAAgattacgagccgactcctatTGAGCAAAAAGCCTATCCCAAAAGTAAATAAGTTGACCCCAAAATAGTCATAGACAAAAGATAGAAGGcaataaaatttaatatcttCTCAAGTCAACCATATAAGATAACAAGTCGACCCCTATCAATGGACTAGTCGACCCCTAAActaaaagagtcgaccccacaATGGCTATAGGTGAAAGACAGAGCACAGCAAAAATAAGAGTCGTTTTGAGTCAACCCTTGAAaatcatgagtcgacccccaaagAAGTCGAGTCAACCCATCTGCACCTGACAACAGTAACGATTAGTTTTTCTGTAAATTAGAATGATAGTTTTTGTATCACAACAGCTCTTTCAGCCTATCTAATGGCTAGAAATATCTTCCAACCACTCATTGATGATATAAATACATGAAAACACCAAGAGGAAGACAAGGCCTttgagcaaaaaagaaaaagagatcaaaaaataaagagaatattCAAACGCATTCATTAAGAGCTAAAAGATCCCATCCTCCTTTATTCAGAGAGTTGGTAAAGAGCATTCAAGTTCATTCAAGGCCAACCACTAATTCAGAGCtcaattaatttcttgattaTTTGTCTTTAAGGAGTTGTAATTTATTTTGTTACATATCATTCTTATACTTTGtaatttttaaaacttaaaagttCCATCCAAatcttgaattggattttattgAGCCTAGAAAAAGGCTTGACGATGGttttagttgattttcagtgAAAATCAATTGGTTGATTGTGAGCCTTGTCAAAACaatcggactgtaatcttggaaggattatagtaaaaattttcaaaaaaaatatcttgaaaAGTGAACGTAGGTGCAGGATTGgatccaaaccactataaatttgctATGTTTGTAGTGTTTGGTTTGTGTGTTTTATACTCTTGTATCCTTACCTATAGCTCATTTTTGCAATTGCAAATTACATACATGCATTAAAGTTTCATTTCATTgtaatttgtttaatttttttttcgaaaagcccaattcacccccttccCCCTCTTGGGCTACATAGTTGGGTAACAAGTGGTACTAGAGTTTTGGTACTCTAGCCCTTTGTTGACCTAATAGTCGAGAGTTAAAAATCTACCGCAGCCCTACCTGGAACCTCTTTTACCGAGGGATGGTCTACAAATAGACCCTCTCTTTTCAATCGGCATAAACAACATAGA is a genomic window of Phoenix dactylifera cultivar Barhee BC4 unplaced genomic scaffold, palm_55x_up_171113_PBpolish2nd_filt_p 000867F, whole genome shotgun sequence containing:
- the LOC103696332 gene encoding small EDRK-rich factor 2; the encoded protein is MTRGNQRERDRERAQARKSQGKGRNDGLTPEQRRERDKKALEEKAAKKAGQESSGGAAADTKNKGDAKK